Proteins encoded within one genomic window of Oncorhynchus nerka isolate Pitt River linkage group LG9b, Oner_Uvic_2.0, whole genome shotgun sequence:
- the LOC115114286 gene encoding uncharacterized protein LOC115114286, with amino-acid sequence METSQLSEMANLTDYKMDSGETEDQRHLLSESEEECDREPFAEYRGTKENLKTSVDEPDEDDESGEVNREEETHNFETGRNDFSLTQLLNSSSIFGSEPVCKVEDLLAQGHLGNSSPSEVTMTQESILEQRIREEVSSDVSTGSCHDPDRDDLSDCLQVEMAIVSSDSEADDQWRSTFASTVNKEEGCDGNAQEALEKDRAAGEAENGAMGETGDPRVLEQPDCPTECEIQDMPSGKFQGLSKIPEDEEEVSQGRTRKVSRSTSASSSASSDPDKKVPKDYCVIQEMKSKNISTEHVDFQGARKQWRQMEEQTQGEVQVHQPTVRQQGMCQGGHSAMYTPVRNIDRPRRDPEIDSLALGDFQHTQFSPCSEDSGMDDFSYRSLYEDSDNPVEREIRQTIEREENFRREREIAKQGQAGESSAHSKTRPTTLYPGKYGKGLCHEVEEKRKMFESSDPGCRPLRSPNAKNPTVSISTSPSPTPRGATYHEMTAQNVIILEPDSYPTSPRHRTRGSLLSPGPSRYSEWPLETSANVIILETSNLIIRSASEFCLSSASCQETQESTFVNNPFFKLRSRSSMSLVDQEIKMVKQREEEWRRQKSQMHTREKYDTVLVSPNLLDNLSFDKAEVPLKCVSSPSSPSRTRKLDRSTLSCDHRFYR; translated from the exons ATGGAGACCAGCCAGCTTTCAGAGATGGCGAACCTAACAGACTATAAAATGGATTCTGGGgaaacagaggaccagagacaccTGCTTAGCGAAAGCGAGGAAGAATGTGACCGAGAACCTTTCGCAGAATACAGAGGAACAAAAGAGAACTTAAAAACGTCAGTGGATGAACCGGACGAAGATGATGAAAGTGGTGAggtgaacagagaggaggagactcaCAACTTTGAGACTGGACGAAATGATTTCAGTCTAACACAGTTACTCAACTCCTCAAGTATATTTGGTAGTGAACCCGTTTGCAAGGTGGAAGACCTGCTTGCACAAGGTCACCTGGGCAACTCTTCTCCATCAGAAGTGACGATGACACAAGAGTCCATCTTGGAGCAGCGCATCCGAGAGGAGGTCTCCTCAGATGTCTCAACAGGGTCCTGTCATGACCCTGACCGAGATGACCTGAGTGACTGTCTCCAGGTAGAAATGGCCATCGTGTCATCAGACAGCGAGGCTGACGACCAGTGGAGGTCCACTTTTGCCTCTACAGTCAACAAGGAGGAAGGTTGTGATGGAAATGCTCAAGAGGCCCTCGAGAAGGACAGAGCCGCAGGGGAGGCAGAGAATGGGGCCATGGGTGAAACTGGAGATCCTCGCGTTCTTGAACAACCCGATTGCCCGACAGAATGCGAGATCCAAGACATGCCCTCTGGCAAGTTCCAGGGCTTATCCAAAATTCCAGAGGATGAAGAAGAGGTCAGCCAAGGCAGGACTCGCAAAGTGAGTCGTTCTACATCTGCAAGCTCTTCTGCAAGCTCTGACCCCGACAAGAAGGTTCCTAAAGACTACTGTGTGATACAAGAAATGAAGAGCAAGAACATTAGTACAGAGCATGTGGACTTCCAGGGGGCTCGGAAGCAGTGGCGTCAAATGGAGGAGCAGACCCAAGGAGAGGTCCAGGTCCACCAGCCCACTGTCAGACAGCAGGGGATGTGCCAGGGAGGTCACAGCGCCATGTACACACCCGTCAGGAACATTGACCGACCCAGGAGGGACCCCGAAATTGACAGCCTTGCCCTTGGTGACTTTCAACACACTCAGTTCAGCCCATGTTCAGAAGACTCCGGTATGGATGACTTCAGCTACAGGTCCCTTTACGAGGACTCAGACAACCCTGTCGAAAGGGAGATACGACAGACCATAGAGCGTGAGGAGAACTTCaggcgtgagagagagattgCCAAACAGGGTCAAGCTGGAGAATCATCTGCACATTCGAAAACCCGACCAACTACTCTCTACCCCGGCAAGTACGGCAAAGGCCTTTGCCATGAGGTGGAAGAGAAACGGAAGATGTTTGAGTCTAGTGATCCCGGATGCAGGCCTTTGAGGTCTCCCAACGCAAAGAACCCAACCGTCTCCATATCCACCTCCCCATCGCCCACACCAAGGGGTGCAACCTACCATGAGATGACCGCCCAAAATGTTATCATCCTGGAGCCGGACTCCTACCCCACCAGCCCGAGGCACCGCACCCGGGGATCCTTGCTATCTCCGGGGCCCAGCAGGTACAGTGAGTGGCCCTTGGAGACGTCAGCCAATGTCATCATTTTGGAGACGTCCAACCTGATCATCCGGAGTGCCTCCGAGTTCTGCCTGAGCTCGGCCTCCTGCCAGGAGACCCAGGAGAGCACATTTGTCAACAACCCCTTCTTCAAGCTGCGCTCGCGGAGCTCCATGTCCCTGGTGGACCAGGAGATTAAGATGgtgaagcagagggaggaggagtggaggaggcagAAGAGCCAGATGCACACCAGGGAGAAGTACGACACCGTCCTGGTGTCCCCAAACCTCCTTGATAACCTGAGCTTTGATAAAGCAG AAGTGCCATTGAAATGTGTGTCTTCCCCTTCATCACCATCAAGGACTCGAAAGCTGGACCGCTCCACCCTGTCATGTGACCATAGG TTTTACAGGTGA